The proteins below come from a single Plantactinospora sp. KBS50 genomic window:
- a CDS encoding short-chain fatty acyl-CoA regulator family protein, which translates to MATGREGARTISKTFAGARLRRMREDRSLSQADLARLLNISPSYLNQIEHDTRPLTVPVLMRITEVFGVDPTAFAPRDTPRLVAGLREALPGRPGVADLTELATRLPEVAEAVLDLHRRYRQADEQLAELLGDREAIGRSPHDQVTEFFYRRQNYVPDLDEAAERLATGIGLRRGEVRTVLQERLAQRHGVDVRRDDAGLLGNELHRYRPQTRTLHLSASLRGGQEAMRMAAQIALLEFADVIDEIVEAEGFDDVQTQILTRVGLANYFAAALILPYERFLTVAEQYRYDIELLTQHFAMGWETVCHRLSTLQRPRARGVPFSFVRVDRAGNMSKRQSATGFPFSHTGGTCPLWNVYEAFSSPGRVVTQVAAMPDGQRYLWIARTITRHHGGYNQPGKGYAIGLGCEIRHADRLVYSAGMDLHAAEAATPIGPGCKTCERMTCPQRAAPPISRRLDLDENRSTFVPYPLKDA; encoded by the coding sequence ATGGCGACGGGCCGGGAGGGGGCGAGGACGATCAGCAAGACCTTTGCCGGTGCCCGGCTCCGCCGGATGCGCGAGGACCGCTCGCTCAGCCAGGCGGATCTGGCCCGCCTGCTGAACATATCCCCGAGCTATCTGAACCAGATCGAACACGACACCCGGCCGCTGACCGTGCCGGTGCTCATGCGCATCACCGAGGTGTTCGGCGTCGACCCGACCGCCTTCGCCCCGCGGGACACCCCGCGCCTGGTCGCCGGGCTGCGGGAGGCGCTTCCCGGCCGGCCGGGCGTCGCCGACCTCACCGAACTGGCCACCCGGCTGCCCGAGGTCGCCGAGGCGGTCCTCGACCTGCACCGGCGCTACCGCCAGGCGGACGAGCAGCTCGCCGAGCTGCTCGGCGACCGGGAGGCGATCGGGCGCAGCCCGCACGACCAGGTGACCGAGTTCTTCTACCGCCGGCAGAACTACGTGCCGGACCTGGACGAGGCGGCCGAGCGGCTGGCCACCGGCATCGGGCTGCGCCGCGGCGAGGTCCGGACGGTGCTGCAGGAGCGCCTCGCCCAGCGGCACGGTGTCGACGTGCGCCGCGACGACGCCGGGTTGCTCGGCAACGAGCTGCACCGCTACCGGCCGCAGACCCGCACGCTGCACCTGTCGGCCTCGCTGCGCGGCGGGCAGGAGGCGATGCGGATGGCGGCGCAGATCGCCCTGCTGGAATTCGCCGACGTGATCGACGAGATCGTCGAGGCGGAAGGGTTCGACGACGTGCAGACCCAGATTCTCACCCGGGTCGGCCTGGCCAACTATTTCGCGGCCGCGCTGATCCTGCCGTACGAGCGGTTCCTGACGGTGGCCGAGCAGTACCGGTACGACATCGAGCTGCTCACCCAGCATTTCGCGATGGGCTGGGAGACGGTGTGCCACCGGCTCAGCACGCTGCAACGCCCCCGGGCGCGGGGCGTGCCGTTCTCGTTCGTCCGGGTCGACCGGGCCGGCAACATGTCCAAGCGGCAGTCGGCCACCGGCTTCCCGTTCTCGCACACCGGCGGCACCTGCCCACTGTGGAACGTGTACGAGGCGTTCAGCTCACCCGGCCGGGTGGTCACCCAGGTCGCCGCGATGCCCGACGGGCAGCGCTACCTGTGGATCGCCCGCACCATCACCAGGCACCACGGCGGCTACAACCAGCCGGGGAAGGGCTACGCGATCGGGCTGGGCTGCGAGATCCGGCACGCCGACCGGCTGGTCTACTCCGCCGGGATGGACCTGCACGCGGCCGAGGCCGCCACGCCCATCGGCCCGGGCTGCAAGACCTGCGAGCGGATGACGTGCCCGCAGCGGGCCGCCCCGCCGATCAGCCGCCGCCTCGATCTGGACGAGAACCGCAGCACCTTCGTTCCGTACCCGCTGAAGGACGCCTGA
- the aceA gene encoding isocitrate lyase, translating into MQNAVEQLRTEWETDPRWQGVRRSYRAADVVRLRGAIQEEHTLARHGADRLWRLLHSEDYIHALGALTGNQAVQMVRAGLKAIYLSGWQVAADANLAGQTYPDQSLYPANSVPAVVRRINNALLRAAQIGTAEGDTSGIDWLAPIVADAEAGFGGPLNAYELMSGMIAAGAAGVHWEDQLASEKKCGHLGGKVLIPTGQHIRTLEAARLAADVAGVPTVLVARTDAQAATLLTSDVDERDRPFVTGERTAEGFYRVRNGVDPCIARGLAYAPHADLLWMETSTPDLEIARRYAEAIKKEFPDQLLAYNCSPSFNWRKHLDDATIAKFQRELAHMGYRFQFITLAGFHALNYSMFDLARGYATSGMPAYVSLQEREFAAEADGYTAVKHQREVGTGYFDLISTVLNPAAETTALRGSTEEEQFA; encoded by the coding sequence ATGCAGAACGCCGTCGAGCAGTTGCGCACCGAGTGGGAGACCGATCCGCGCTGGCAGGGTGTGCGGCGCAGCTACCGCGCGGCGGACGTGGTACGGCTGCGGGGAGCCATCCAGGAGGAACACACCCTGGCCCGGCACGGCGCGGACCGGCTGTGGCGGCTGCTGCACAGCGAGGACTACATCCACGCGCTCGGCGCGCTCACCGGAAACCAGGCCGTGCAGATGGTCCGGGCCGGTCTCAAGGCGATCTACCTCTCCGGCTGGCAGGTGGCCGCCGACGCCAACCTGGCCGGGCAGACGTACCCGGACCAGAGCCTCTACCCGGCGAACTCGGTGCCCGCGGTGGTCCGGCGGATCAACAACGCCCTGCTGCGGGCCGCCCAGATCGGCACCGCCGAGGGCGACACCTCCGGCATCGACTGGCTGGCGCCGATCGTCGCCGACGCGGAGGCCGGCTTCGGCGGCCCGCTCAACGCGTACGAGCTGATGAGCGGGATGATCGCGGCCGGCGCCGCCGGGGTGCACTGGGAGGACCAGCTCGCCTCGGAGAAGAAGTGCGGCCACCTCGGCGGCAAGGTGTTGATCCCCACCGGGCAGCACATCCGTACGCTGGAGGCCGCCCGACTGGCCGCGGACGTGGCCGGCGTGCCCACGGTGCTGGTGGCCCGCACCGACGCCCAGGCGGCGACGCTGCTGACCAGCGACGTCGACGAGCGGGACCGGCCGTTCGTCACCGGCGAACGGACCGCCGAGGGCTTCTACCGGGTGCGCAACGGGGTCGACCCGTGCATCGCCCGCGGCCTGGCCTACGCCCCGCACGCGGACCTGCTCTGGATGGAGACCAGCACCCCGGACCTGGAGATCGCCCGCCGGTACGCCGAGGCGATCAAGAAGGAGTTCCCGGATCAGCTCCTGGCCTACAACTGCTCCCCGTCGTTCAACTGGCGCAAGCACCTGGACGACGCCACCATCGCGAAGTTCCAGCGGGAACTCGCGCACATGGGGTACCGGTTCCAGTTCATCACCCTTGCCGGGTTCCACGCCCTCAACTACTCCATGTTCGACCTGGCCCGCGGGTACGCGACAAGCGGCATGCCGGCGTACGTTTCGTTGCAGGAGCGGGAGTTCGCGGCCGAGGCCGACGGCTACACCGCGGTCAAGCACCAGCGCGAGGTGGGCACCGGCTACTTCGACCTGATCAGCACCGTGCTCAACCCCGCCGCCGAAACCACCGCGCTGCGCGGCTCCACCGAAGAGGAGCAGTTCGCATGA
- the aceB gene encoding malate synthase A, with protein MRYEVIGPMAERFDEVLTAEALEFLVTLDSEFAARRVALLDTRRARRDRYATGQLPDFLPETAGIRADPDWRVAPPAPGLVDRRVEITGPTDRKMAINALNSGAKVWLADFEDATSPTWHNVISGQLNLIDALERRIDFTDPRGKRYALGTELATIVVRPRGWHLVEKGIAVDGRPISATLVDFGLYLFHCARRQLDAGAGPYFYLPKLESHREARLWNEIFVFAQHYLRLPQGTIRATTLIETITAAFEMEEILYELREHSAGLNAGRWDYIFSVIKNFGQWQDFVLPDRSAVTMTVPFMRAYTELLVRTCHRRGAHAIGGMAAFIPSRDPEVNEVALHRVRADKRREAGDGFDGSWVAHPGLVETCRQEFDAVLGDRPNQLDRLRDDVEVSAADLLAVDKTPGQVTAEGLRSNVAVALRYIDAWIGGAGAVALWNLMEDAATAEIARCQVWQWLHHGTPLAGGGCVTEDLVRSILAEELAALLAGRDGADRDRADQAARIVENTALGEDLPAFFTTGAYARHLAPGPRAQTPVS; from the coding sequence ATGAGGTACGAGGTGATCGGCCCGATGGCCGAGCGATTCGACGAGGTCCTCACCGCCGAGGCGCTGGAGTTCCTGGTCACGCTGGACAGCGAGTTCGCCGCCCGCCGGGTGGCGCTGCTGGACACCCGCCGGGCCAGGCGCGACCGGTACGCCACCGGGCAACTCCCCGACTTCCTCCCGGAGACCGCCGGGATCCGCGCCGACCCGGACTGGCGGGTGGCGCCGCCCGCGCCCGGACTGGTCGACCGGCGGGTCGAGATCACCGGACCCACCGACCGGAAGATGGCGATCAACGCGCTCAACTCCGGTGCGAAGGTGTGGCTCGCCGACTTCGAGGACGCCACCTCGCCGACCTGGCACAACGTCATCTCCGGCCAGCTCAACCTGATCGACGCGTTGGAGCGGCGGATCGACTTCACCGACCCGCGCGGCAAGCGGTACGCCCTCGGCACGGAGCTGGCCACGATCGTGGTCCGGCCGCGCGGCTGGCACCTCGTGGAGAAGGGCATCGCGGTGGACGGGCGGCCGATCTCGGCCACCCTCGTCGACTTCGGGCTCTACCTGTTCCACTGCGCCCGGCGGCAACTCGACGCCGGCGCCGGGCCGTACTTCTACCTGCCGAAGCTGGAGAGCCACCGCGAGGCGCGGCTGTGGAACGAGATCTTCGTCTTCGCCCAGCACTACCTGCGGCTGCCGCAGGGCACCATCCGGGCGACCACGCTGATCGAGACCATCACCGCCGCCTTCGAGATGGAGGAGATCCTGTACGAGCTGCGCGAGCACTCGGCGGGGCTGAACGCGGGACGGTGGGACTACATCTTCAGCGTGATCAAGAACTTCGGGCAGTGGCAGGACTTCGTCCTGCCCGACCGCTCGGCGGTCACCATGACGGTGCCGTTCATGCGGGCGTACACCGAACTGCTGGTGCGGACCTGCCACCGGCGCGGCGCGCACGCGATCGGCGGGATGGCCGCGTTCATCCCCAGCCGGGATCCCGAGGTCAACGAGGTGGCGCTGCACCGGGTGCGGGCGGACAAGCGGCGGGAGGCCGGCGACGGGTTCGACGGCTCCTGGGTCGCCCACCCCGGTCTGGTGGAAACCTGCCGCCAGGAGTTCGACGCGGTGCTGGGCGACCGGCCGAACCAGCTCGACCGGCTCCGCGACGACGTCGAGGTGAGCGCGGCCGACCTGCTGGCGGTGGACAAGACCCCGGGTCAGGTCACCGCCGAAGGGCTGCGCTCCAACGTGGCGGTGGCGCTGCGCTACATCGACGCCTGGATCGGTGGCGCCGGCGCGGTGGCGCTGTGGAACCTGATGGAGGACGCGGCGACCGCCGAGATCGCCCGCTGCCAGGTCTGGCAGTGGCTGCACCACGGCACGCCGCTGGCCGGTGGCGGCTGCGTGACCGAGGATCTGGTCCGGTCCATCCTCGCCGAGGAGTTGGCCGCCCTGCTCGCCGGACGCGACGGCGCCGATCGGGACCGCGCCGACCAGGCCGCCCGGATCGTCGAGAACACCGCGCTGGGCGAGGACCTGCCGGCGTTCTTCACCACCGGAGCGTACGCCCGGCACCTGGCGCCCGGCCCGCGGGCGCAGACCCCGGTTTCCTAG
- a CDS encoding PepSY domain-containing protein yields the protein MSTIAPPASAPPVRRSRPTSVRSFGPLLLRLHFYAGIFVAPFLLMAALSGLAYVFTPQLERAYYAHELTVTPGDAVRPMSEQVAAAQATHPAGAITAVRPGIGDATTQVDFTSPELDFEHKHTVYVNPYTAEVTGQLTTWWASTPLRTWFDDLHTHLHLGAAGYYYSEFAASWLWIIALSGTVLWWRRQRGKRMLRPDLAARKGVRRTRGWHAPTGLWLLVGLLFLSATGLTWSDYAGARFGAAVDALQGSRPAVSTELGAAAPAPAGGGHHGGAAAPADASVDPAAIDTVLRVADTNGIDGPVTVTVPGDTATAWTVTQEDGLWPLRRDSIAVDAATGEIVDRIDFADWPLMAKLTQWGIYAHMGDLFGLVNQLLLAALALGLICVIVWGYRMWWQRRPTRVDRRALVGAPPVGRGAWQQLPTWGIVAGVPLVLFVGWALPLFGIPLAAFLLTDIVIGAVRGARRGSPTAEAPVSPAPVGN from the coding sequence ATGTCCACGATCGCCCCGCCCGCCTCCGCCCCACCGGTCCGCCGGTCGCGACCGACATCCGTGCGCAGCTTCGGCCCGCTGCTGCTGCGCCTGCACTTCTACGCGGGCATCTTCGTCGCACCGTTCCTCCTGATGGCGGCGCTGAGCGGGCTCGCGTACGTCTTCACCCCGCAACTGGAACGGGCGTACTACGCACACGAACTGACCGTCACGCCGGGCGACGCGGTCCGGCCGATGTCGGAGCAGGTGGCCGCCGCCCAGGCGACCCATCCGGCCGGCGCGATCACCGCGGTCCGGCCGGGCATCGGCGACGCGACCACGCAGGTCGACTTCACCTCCCCGGAGCTGGACTTCGAGCACAAGCACACGGTGTACGTGAATCCGTACACGGCCGAGGTCACCGGGCAGCTCACGACCTGGTGGGCCAGCACCCCGTTGCGTACCTGGTTCGACGACCTGCACACGCACCTGCACCTGGGCGCCGCCGGCTACTACTACTCGGAGTTCGCCGCCAGCTGGCTGTGGATCATCGCGCTGAGCGGGACCGTGCTGTGGTGGCGCCGGCAGCGCGGCAAGCGGATGCTGCGGCCCGACCTGGCCGCCCGCAAGGGCGTACGCCGGACCCGCGGCTGGCACGCCCCCACCGGCCTGTGGCTGCTGGTCGGCCTGCTCTTCCTGTCGGCCACCGGGCTGACCTGGTCGGACTACGCCGGTGCCCGGTTCGGTGCGGCCGTGGACGCGTTGCAGGGCAGCCGGCCGGCGGTCTCCACCGAGCTGGGCGCCGCCGCGCCGGCGCCCGCCGGCGGCGGCCATCACGGCGGCGCCGCCGCGCCCGCCGACGCGTCGGTCGATCCGGCCGCCATCGACACGGTGCTGCGGGTGGCCGACACCAACGGCATCGACGGGCCGGTCACGGTCACCGTCCCGGGCGACACCGCGACCGCGTGGACGGTCACCCAGGAGGACGGCCTGTGGCCGCTGCGCCGGGACAGCATCGCGGTGGACGCGGCCACGGGCGAGATCGTCGACCGGATCGACTTCGCCGACTGGCCGTTGATGGCCAAGCTCACCCAGTGGGGCATCTACGCCCACATGGGCGACCTGTTCGGCCTGGTCAACCAGCTCCTGCTCGCCGCGCTGGCGCTCGGTCTGATCTGCGTCATCGTGTGGGGCTATCGGATGTGGTGGCAGCGCCGGCCCACCCGCGTCGACCGGCGTGCCCTGGTCGGTGCCCCGCCGGTCGGCCGCGGTGCCTGGCAGCAACTGCCCACCTGGGGCATCGTGGCCGGCGTGCCGCTGGTCCTCTTCGTCGGCTGGGCGCTGCCCCTGTTCGGGATCCCGCTGGCCGCCTTCCTGCTCACCGACATCGTGATCGGCGCGGTCCGGGGCGCTCGCCGCGGCAGCCCGACCGCGGAGGCACCGGTCTCGCCGGCGCCGGTCGGCAACTGA
- a CDS encoding restriction endonuclease, whose amino-acid sequence MTDHPRHVPMLDILRYAQGASRVDVVLDGFVNYHFVTTPPASSVAPKLMLEAGINPAAMVGGPDGQRRPVISLRSSPWKAGHASNPWHDEFDLDHGHVRYYGDHKPTTVGLPGATVGNRALLDAWALHAATDPRRRRQAPPLLLYRSVTVRRNGRNLVKGHIEFCGVAVIERLEHVVQRDPETGRSFPNLVLDLAVIDLADTGDALDLRWIDDRRDPSLDCVQADRHAPDAWSRWVRDGRSAIPRVRRRVVSSRVRSAEDQLPPAGSVAEDLLDRLYRYFDGRKHAFEMLAARVSAQILGGSGGRYHAGWLTRPGGDGGVDFVGRLDVGTPANNTPLVVLGQAKCIRPSSSISPDQVARVVARLRRGWLGVFVTTGIFSRQAQIEVIDDQYPLVLVDGRTLAEQVLRMVAADHDGDLGALLDSVLTDYDLAVTYRRPDEILLA is encoded by the coding sequence GTGACGGACCACCCGCGGCACGTTCCGATGCTCGACATCCTGCGCTACGCACAGGGCGCCAGCCGGGTCGACGTGGTTTTGGACGGCTTCGTGAACTACCACTTCGTCACGACCCCGCCAGCCTCCAGCGTCGCGCCGAAGCTGATGCTGGAGGCTGGCATCAACCCGGCCGCGATGGTCGGAGGACCGGATGGGCAGCGGCGTCCGGTCATCAGCCTCCGATCGAGTCCATGGAAGGCCGGGCATGCAAGCAACCCCTGGCATGACGAGTTCGATCTTGACCACGGCCACGTGCGCTACTACGGCGATCACAAGCCGACCACGGTTGGCCTGCCGGGTGCCACTGTGGGCAACCGTGCCCTGCTCGACGCCTGGGCGCTGCATGCGGCGACCGATCCGCGGCGTCGGCGCCAGGCGCCTCCGTTGCTGCTGTACCGGTCCGTGACGGTGCGCCGGAACGGTCGCAACCTGGTGAAGGGGCACATCGAGTTCTGCGGCGTGGCGGTCATCGAGCGGCTCGAACATGTGGTGCAGCGCGACCCGGAGACCGGCCGCAGCTTCCCCAATCTGGTGCTGGACCTGGCGGTCATCGATCTGGCAGACACCGGCGACGCCCTCGACCTGCGCTGGATCGATGACCGTCGTGACCCTTCACTCGACTGCGTGCAGGCCGACCGGCACGCGCCGGACGCTTGGTCGCGGTGGGTCCGGGACGGTCGCTCGGCGATTCCCCGGGTACGTCGCCGGGTGGTGTCCTCTCGGGTCAGATCTGCCGAGGACCAATTGCCGCCCGCCGGTTCGGTGGCGGAAGACCTGCTGGATCGGCTCTATCGTTACTTCGACGGGCGCAAACACGCCTTCGAGATGCTCGCCGCCCGGGTCAGTGCGCAGATCCTGGGCGGCTCTGGAGGCCGGTACCACGCCGGCTGGCTCACCCGGCCCGGCGGGGACGGTGGTGTGGATTTCGTCGGCCGGCTCGATGTCGGCACACCCGCCAACAACACGCCGCTGGTCGTGCTGGGGCAGGCAAAGTGCATCCGGCCGTCGTCCTCGATCAGTCCGGACCAGGTCGCTCGCGTCGTGGCCCGGCTGCGCCGGGGCTGGCTCGGCGTCTTCGTCACCACGGGGATCTTCTCAAGGCAGGCGCAGATCGAGGTGATCGACGACCAGTATCCGCTGGTCCTCGTTGACGGGCGGACGCTCGCCGAGCAGGTGCTGCGGATGGTCGCCGCCGATCACGACGGTGATCTCGGCGCGTTGCTGGACTCGGTCCTCACCGACTATGACCTTGCGGTCACCTACCGTCGACCGGACGAGATTCTTCTCGCCTGA
- a CDS encoding bifunctional diguanylate cyclase/phosphodiesterase, with translation MTREAMRSPAIAAVDVAGSRDCTAARRYVLATIGVVVLGTAWCGADLTVGAGTEALAYVFVPVGGVLAAAAVLHMLRRGSLVPVARRFWRAVFVAAVAITIGYGWLAVDMLAHAAEARTRSMPLPAAACVAIGFGIAIWAVARVPVVATGDVEWWRMALDRTIAFLGCATVLWYVGLAPMFSAHEPWSLQAMALVGLAFLVAVGAATKVSYVAGGPVDRTAIRLIAASGGVTAGIVAVLAVRFGYVAGIPAQAVVMPLTPVLVTLGVTAQWRADLGLRRGRARSGLLLPYLAVAAVDVPLIAVALGAPLTWPVRVVLVAVVVVTALVGARQFIAFQENARLLRNTCVQEERLQYEVSHDGLTGLANRALFRDRLASALATPSRTAVLLVDLDDFKTVNDLLGHGVGDRLLVSVAQLLVAEVGEDGLPVRVAGDEFAVLLTGTGTEPEELAGRLLAALNHPISEHRLLVQASIGIATAVPGATVDSVLRDADVAMYTAKQRGKASFVRYVEGMGEPVLAHMQLGGELRRALDNNEFRVVYQPILRLDDNHVVGVEALIRWHHPTRGVVCPAEFIPAAERTGLIVPLGRFVLRETCRQAVAWSLEFGADALQEAGLNVSARQLHDPDFVSDVTAALTDSGLPCERLVLEVTESAVLRGQQVSRTLFELDRMGIRLSLDDFGTGESSLSLLRAFPAAIVKLDKSFVDGIEIDDGQAAAADARQAVARAVIQLARALGLDTVAEGIESAEQAAVLRELGYTRGQGYHLAQPMTADGVSGLLARQRTVAAADR, from the coding sequence GTGACGCGAGAGGCGATGCGGTCACCGGCGATCGCCGCGGTCGATGTCGCTGGTAGCCGGGATTGCACGGCCGCCCGGCGATATGTGCTGGCCACGATCGGAGTCGTCGTCCTCGGCACCGCCTGGTGCGGGGCAGACCTCACCGTCGGCGCCGGCACCGAGGCGCTCGCGTACGTCTTCGTCCCGGTCGGCGGCGTGCTCGCCGCCGCGGCCGTCCTGCACATGCTCCGCCGCGGCAGCCTCGTCCCGGTCGCCCGGCGCTTCTGGCGGGCCGTGTTCGTCGCGGCGGTGGCGATCACGATCGGCTACGGCTGGCTGGCGGTGGACATGCTGGCGCACGCCGCCGAGGCCCGTACCCGCAGCATGCCCCTGCCGGCCGCGGCCTGCGTGGCGATCGGGTTCGGCATCGCGATCTGGGCGGTGGCCCGGGTGCCGGTGGTGGCGACCGGCGACGTCGAGTGGTGGCGGATGGCGCTCGACCGCACGATCGCCTTCCTCGGCTGCGCGACCGTGCTGTGGTACGTCGGGCTGGCCCCGATGTTCTCCGCCCACGAGCCGTGGAGCCTGCAGGCGATGGCTCTGGTCGGACTCGCCTTCCTGGTCGCGGTCGGCGCCGCCACGAAGGTGTCCTATGTGGCCGGCGGCCCGGTGGATCGGACGGCGATCCGGCTCATCGCGGCCAGCGGCGGCGTCACCGCCGGGATCGTGGCCGTGCTCGCTGTGCGGTTCGGGTACGTCGCCGGCATTCCGGCCCAGGCGGTCGTGATGCCGCTGACTCCGGTGCTGGTCACCCTGGGCGTCACCGCGCAGTGGCGGGCCGACCTCGGGCTGCGCCGCGGCCGGGCGCGCAGTGGCCTGCTGCTGCCCTATCTGGCGGTGGCGGCGGTCGACGTACCGCTGATCGCGGTCGCCCTCGGCGCGCCGTTGACCTGGCCGGTCCGGGTGGTCCTGGTCGCCGTGGTGGTGGTGACCGCGCTGGTCGGCGCCCGGCAGTTCATCGCGTTCCAGGAGAACGCCCGGCTGCTGCGCAACACCTGTGTCCAGGAGGAGCGGCTCCAGTACGAGGTGAGCCACGACGGCCTCACCGGCCTGGCGAACCGTGCGCTGTTCCGGGACCGGCTGGCATCCGCGCTGGCCACGCCGTCGCGGACCGCGGTGCTCCTTGTCGACCTGGACGACTTCAAGACCGTCAACGATCTGCTCGGCCACGGGGTCGGCGACCGGTTGCTGGTTTCGGTGGCACAGTTGCTGGTCGCCGAGGTGGGCGAGGACGGACTGCCGGTACGGGTGGCCGGCGACGAGTTCGCGGTGCTGTTGACCGGCACCGGCACCGAACCCGAGGAGCTGGCCGGTCGGTTGCTGGCCGCGCTCAACCACCCGATCAGCGAGCACCGCCTGCTGGTGCAGGCCAGCATCGGCATCGCCACCGCCGTACCCGGTGCGACCGTCGACTCGGTGCTGCGGGACGCCGACGTGGCCATGTACACCGCCAAGCAGCGCGGCAAGGCCAGCTTCGTGCGGTACGTGGAGGGCATGGGTGAGCCGGTCCTGGCGCACATGCAGCTCGGCGGCGAGTTGCGGCGGGCCCTGGACAACAACGAGTTCCGGGTGGTCTACCAGCCGATCCTGCGGCTGGACGACAACCACGTGGTCGGGGTCGAGGCGCTGATCCGCTGGCACCACCCGACCCGCGGGGTGGTCTGCCCGGCCGAGTTCATCCCGGCCGCCGAGCGGACCGGCCTGATCGTGCCGCTGGGCCGGTTCGTGCTGCGGGAGACCTGCCGCCAGGCCGTCGCCTGGTCGTTGGAGTTCGGCGCGGACGCGCTCCAGGAGGCGGGGCTGAACGTGTCGGCGCGGCAACTGCACGACCCCGACTTCGTGTCCGACGTGACCGCCGCGCTCACCGACAGCGGCCTGCCCTGTGAGCGGCTGGTGCTGGAGGTGACCGAGTCGGCGGTGCTGCGCGGTCAGCAGGTGTCCCGGACCCTGTTCGAACTCGACCGGATGGGCATCCGCCTGTCGCTTGACGACTTCGGCACCGGCGAGTCGTCGCTGAGCCTGCTGCGTGCCTTTCCCGCGGCGATCGTCAAGCTGGACAAGTCCTTCGTGGACGGCATCGAGATCGACGACGGCCAGGCCGCCGCGGCCGACGCCCGACAGGCGGTGGCCCGCGCGGTCATCCAGCTCGCCCGCGCGCTCGGGCTGGACACGGTCGCCGAGGGCATCGAGAGCGCCGAGCAGGCGGCGGTGCTGCGCGAACTCGGCTACACCCGCGGCCAGGGCTACCACCTGGCCCAGCCGATGACCGCCGACGGCGTGTCCGGCCTGCTGGCGCGGCAGCGCACGGTTGCCGCCGCGGACCGCTGA
- a CDS encoding MFS transporter: MGESGTATAPAPIGRFRPRLSFAPLRVRGYRLLFAAELVSVFGDAFHAVALPFLVYQFGGGARELGLLVAAYGVCRLATTPLGGILSDRIGPRRVMLVSDLSRMVCTAGIVVVAVADAGNVLAVVVLVAGTGLGSGLFQPAAYAITPRLLPAEQLQAGNGLHSTATFAAGMVGPGVAGIVVALLSPAVAFGVDAVTFAVSAACLAMIGGAARATALAATASGDRAASGDRAGAGDRAAADDPAAAGDRAGAGAGPGDSSGGSPPGPAPIGFWQLLRESALLRTVLVVTAAANLTVGGMVRVGLPSLSSVDLGAGAGGLGGLLAAFTAGSLVGGLFSAGLAGLPRRGATAMVAGLVLGAAVALVPFAGYPGAVLALVTAGLASTVTNVLVITIVQQNTAAHLLGRVMSAIVFAALSLFPLSAVAAGLVVDRYGSTAVFLATGATLLAAFVFGLSRPELRRQ, translated from the coding sequence GTGGGTGAGTCCGGCACGGCCACGGCCCCGGCCCCGATCGGCCGGTTCCGGCCGCGACTCAGCTTCGCCCCGCTGCGGGTACGCGGCTACCGGCTGCTGTTCGCCGCCGAACTCGTGTCCGTCTTCGGCGACGCGTTCCACGCGGTGGCGCTGCCGTTCCTGGTGTACCAGTTCGGCGGCGGCGCCCGCGAACTCGGGCTGCTGGTCGCCGCCTACGGGGTGTGCCGGCTGGCGACGACGCCGCTGGGCGGGATCCTCTCCGACCGGATCGGCCCCCGCCGGGTCATGCTGGTCTCCGACCTGAGCCGGATGGTCTGCACCGCCGGCATCGTGGTGGTCGCCGTGGCCGACGCCGGAAACGTGCTCGCCGTCGTGGTGCTGGTCGCCGGGACCGGCCTGGGCTCCGGACTGTTCCAGCCGGCCGCGTACGCGATCACCCCGCGGCTGCTGCCGGCCGAGCAGTTGCAGGCCGGCAACGGGCTGCACAGTACGGCCACCTTCGCCGCCGGGATGGTCGGCCCGGGTGTCGCCGGGATCGTCGTGGCCCTGCTCTCCCCGGCGGTGGCGTTCGGGGTCGACGCGGTGACCTTCGCTGTCTCGGCGGCCTGCCTGGCGATGATCGGCGGCGCCGCCCGCGCGACCGCCCTGGCGGCCACGGCCTCCGGTGACCGCGCCGCCTCCGGTGACCGCGCCGGTGCTGGTGACCGCGCCGCCGCCGATGATCCTGCCGCCGCCGGTGACCGTGCCGGTGCTGGTGCCGGGCCGGGCGACAGCTCCGGCGGGTCACCGCCGGGTCCGGCCCCGATCGGGTTCTGGCAGCTGCTCCGCGAGTCGGCGCTGCTGCGTACCGTGCTGGTCGTGACCGCCGCCGCGAACCTGACCGTCGGCGGCATGGTCCGGGTCGGCCTGCCCTCGCTCAGCAGCGTCGACCTCGGCGCCGGCGCCGGTGGACTCGGCGGGCTGCTGGCCGCGTTCACCGCCGGTTCGCTGGTCGGCGGGCTGTTTTCCGCCGGCCTGGCCGGGCTGCCCCGCCGCGGCGCGACGGCCATGGTGGCCGGGCTGGTGCTGGGCGCGGCGGTCGCGCTCGTGCCCTTCGCCGGCTATCCCGGTGCCGTGCTGGCGCTGGTGACGGCCGGCCTCGCCAGCACCGTCACCAACGTGCTGGTGATCACGATCGTGCAGCAGAACACCGCGGCTCACCTGCTGGGACGGGTGATGAGCGCGATCGTCTTCGCCGCGCTGAGCCTGTTCCCGCTCTCGGCGGTCGCCGCCGGCCTGGTGGTCGACCGGTACGGCAGCACGGCGGTCTTCCTGGCCACCGGGGCGACGCTGCTGGCCGCGTTCGTCTTCGGCCTCTCCCGCCCCGAACTGCGCCGGCAGTGA